The DNA sequence GGGTCATCGAGCGCCTGATGTGCGATTTCGGCTTCTCGGCAGTCGATTTGGTGGAACGCTTCGGCAAAGCCGGCCAGAAGCTCCTTCTTCGGTCGAGTACCGTGGCCCTCGACAAGTCGGTCCGACTTGAACTCGACGGCGATCGTTTCGTCGTACCGCTGGAAAGTCGTCCCTTTGTCAGATGCGTCGCTGCGAAGTTCGACAAATATCTCAAAACGGGAAAGGCCAGGCACTCCGTGGGAGTTTGAGCCAGCGAGTGCGTCGCGGTCCGCGCAGGGTCCATCATCGGTGACCTATTTGCCAGACGATGTTGCCCGCGCACACCCTTGTCTGACACGCACGGTGCGCCACAATTGCACTTGACTGACTCTCTGCTTCGGTCATTCGGAATCTGAGGCTTTCAAAGACCGCGATTCGTCTGAGATGCTGGCCGTCGCCAGACCTTCTTTTCTGGCCTTGGCAAACGCTCGGTCGCCGTCCAGAAATCCCGCCAGCATGAACGGGATGAGTTCCGCGACTGTT is a window from the Mesorhizobium australicum WSM2073 genome containing:
- a CDS encoding DUF2274 domain-containing protein, encoding MANLKLGKLPDRTPLKITITVSAELSQELKAYAALYRQTYGESETVAELIPFMLAGFLDGDRAFAKARKEGLATASISDESRSLKASDSE